In Vespa velutina chromosome 1, iVesVel2.1, whole genome shotgun sequence, the genomic stretch GTCCTTTTggtcgaattattttatctatcatGGGTAACATTTGAATCCTTATTAAATcaagatttatttttgttctctcttttaccaATAAAAAGGATACATTATTCTAATCCTAATCGTTAATGCTTCAGAAAGGAATTTAATGTTATAAGAAAAGACGTAAACAcgatttttcgaatttatttacgggtatcgatcaattaattaatattttttatatataaatttttttttatacgattataatcGTAAGTGACAttgttaatatgaaaaatatgaatattgatATATCAGGAATGAAAGATTagtctctttatatttataacaaaataattagaataatttatttaattatcttctcggtgaataaaaaaatattctacatgaggaaatatcaagaaaatttttcgagaTTCTCAATACttcaatatttatgaatagaaattcataaaaaaaaagaaaaaaaaaataggactCGTAGTTCTCATAATTTCACGAGTGATTTAACATCATCGAGGAAAACTAATGGCGGTCCAATTAATTCTGAAAAATTTCTCATACCCGTTCACGGGAGAACgaatcttttctatatttaatccATGATTAATATAACGGGATACTCTTTTGAGGTGTACTCTTGATTCCTACTCTTTAtgataaattcgaaaatttattgtcgtggtacattttaatatctcaCTAAACAGCTCCAACCAATCGTTGTACATTAACATCAcccatctctttttttataacctACTAATAGACTCAACCTAGAATCCAAATACGAATCTTTAAAACTAATTTAACTTGTATTGTTACAACGTCGTTTCTCTTctacattttcttattttgaatatcttttatctatctttcgacggattaattaatacaaattgtttttattcgataattaataaattttcagtTAGTTTTTATctgacaattattattttctaatcgtaTTTTTTCAGTTCTGCACGCATCACGAAACctccgataaaaataaatttccaacCTTCGTTAGGACTCGGCCACCCGACACACAGATATCAAAATCTGTGGTTTCCGTTTTAAAAGCTTTCAATTGGATGAAGGTTAGTACTTTTATGAAATTGTtattgaacaaattttttccttcttcaataAATCTTATCTTATGGGATTGCAGGTGACGTTCATGTATATGAACTCGTCATTGGTCGATTTCAGTAAAATGTCAACCATCGGAACAACGATCCTGTCgtctttcgaaaataatggAATTACAGTTAATTTCCTTCGTTGTTGGAAGGatccttattatttaatgaaaaatgtgGAGAATCCGTTTAATGAAATTGTCAAAGAAACTTATCGGGAGACTCGAAGTAAGTGAAACGAAGTACAtttcaatgtaatttataatgtatatacaaatgtaaACCTTATAATGTAAcgatttttaatcattctctatcattttctctcactttcctccattctttctcttttatctatttatattaacagtaataattctataataaaaatatacaaaaattacatatattagtcaaaagaaagaaaggaaaggtagtagaaaataattaataaaaaataaagataggcagaaaataatttgcaaaaatagaaaaacaatttgtgaataattatataaattatttcaaaatcttttaaacaatataaatcattaacaaaaaatttccAATTAGTCACGTTACACACGCTATAAACACggtatatcttatatattaaaaaaaaaaaaaaaaaaaaaaaaaaaaaaaaaaaaaaaaaagaagaagaaaaaaaaatgttgaatttCATCCTTTCGagaatcaaaatataatattcgatcGACTACTAATATCTACTAATttaagtgaaagaaaaagaaactcttTGCTTGTTTCACGAATATATTTGCGATTAACTTAGTTCAAGAGGAACAAGatcctttttcgtttcgtcATGATGCgtaagcatttttttttaacgaaaaacgTTTTGTAACGCGTTCGACGTCGTTCGAATCGAAAGGATCGATGACGTCCCACATAACTCGTACAATACTTTCTCCTTACGACTTAATTATTTCGTTGGTCGTAAGCAAAAGGATGTCTTCATCGAAAatccaattattttcattggctTATCGTTCTCGTCGACAAAAATGAtacgcatttttttttttcttttcctatcgaTTGAACAAGAACAAAGATCGGAGAACCCGcataaaaattctttgattTATTCGACGAATAGAACAAGGCTCCTCACTCACgtgaagaaagaggaataacCCGCATCTCTATCGTATGTAGGATATTTCGTGCAACCGAGTTTTCGTGATAAGAATAGATATAACTCTCGAGTATCGTTAGTCACACGTCTATttataattcgattttatcgttattccaaaaataaattggccacgttatcgtttttactcgATTGGCGGGAAATTCGTAATTAATGttgaacgaacaaaaaataaactgTACGAAGACGAAGTTTTAGTATTTAGATAtcttcgaacatttttttatacgaaaacGATTATGAAAGTCGTACGTACTaattctgatttttttttctttttttttttttttcttttttgcagtTTACGTGATTCTAGGAAATCACGACGAGCACATGGGTCTCCTGATGGCACTCGACAAAAGAAAACTCTTGGAAAAAGGTATAAATCTGCTGTAAGATATTcaggtacatatgtatatcaaagAATAGTTGggactatagttattatagatCGCATCATTAATAATCGCGATTATCgctcgtaataataataattatcataataataataataataataataataataataataataataataataataataataataataataaaaataattcattaattaattatatgctCAATTTAGTTTAACGTAAGTTACTAGTTATACTATGGATTTCACGTTGTAGGAGAATACTGGGTAGTTGGGATTAACTTCGATCAATACGATGAACAGAAGCCAGACAAATATCTTCGTGGATTATATCAGGATAGAATAAAGGATTATTCTGTACTTAAAGCTTATCGCAATTACTTCAGCATTGTTGCATCAGCGCCGATTGATTTCGACAATTTCACGAAACTAATCAATGATTATAGGCAGAAACCACCCTTTAACTTCACCAATCCATTATTGATGTTGAGAGTTAATGGATTAGTTCAGGTGACTATTAGAGacaaatctttcattttccttcgtACATGTTCaattagaataaaagaaaaaatatgataataaagatagattaaataagtgaagtatattatttttatctaacaaatcgaaaatgtaattatcattCTCCGTTATAAGGCAGATAGTGCCGGAGACGGCTTACCTTTATGATGCTGTACATCTTTATGAAATGACACTGTTAAAAGCATTAAATGAAAGTCGTGATCCacgaaatggaaaagaaatggTAACTGCTCTACACGGAGTTCATTATCGCAGTGCTATGGGGTAAGtgcatatctatttatatgtaaatatataatacaatattacatattacatagtAGTTGCTATATATTGGGAGAGTAtctttaaacatttaattaatatttataataaaatatcagtaGGTAATATAAGTGACGCAATTCTGATGTAACCTTTAACGCTTAATTGTTTATACTGAccaaaatatacgtatatactgatcaaataaagaaaattgttacATTCTATACAGTCTTACAAAGTTTATTAGTAAGATgatcatattgaaaaattatcaaagccatgtaaaaaaaatattgaaaacttCGTTGTCATTGGTTCTTAAAAACGAGTTACATTTGATCTGttaaaaaggaatttttacttaaaatattaattaaagatcGTATCGTATTAGATTTTATCTTCTACTTCATCTTTGTCATCTTTTCTcacatttctttatattcgccactttcttcttccttcttaatcatttttatttcatatattgtaGAAGCGAACAAatccatttttaataaatagacATTCCTGAAAAATTTGACCTAATTTGATCAAATAactttaatgatttaataactttaatgaatggtctgaataattttaataatttagagTAGTCGTCtggaatataaaagatattggtTTAAATCCCGAATTAAAAAGCTAACCAAGCACACCGAACTTTTTTCGCGAATcccataaaatattttatttttattatttcacagTTACATGGTGTACATGGACGAGAATGGAGATGCAGAAGGTAATTACACGTTGATTGCTTTGGATAATCAGACTGACAAAGGTTATGGTCTTTATCCTATCGCATATTTTGTTggtaaagaagaaggatcAAATTTACCTGTGAgtatgtgaaaaataaaagtcatTCTAACAAAAGTTACATTGTTTTAAAcatcttatttatctttttttcttagaagCTTCGATTGATACGAGAAATTTCTTGGGTCGGTGATGGTCCACCTATCTCAGAACCATATTGTGGATATCATGGTGAAAAATGCAAGTGTGCGTAggtgatatatatttatatatactttatatattttacataggtaccatatattatgtatattgtaataattaagaatttgaaaatatctagaaagaaaagaaaaaacaaaacattcAAAGTATAAtcgatgagaaatattttcaagaaaggaaatttctaattaaatagatacgtatatacgtattaaatgcttcacattttgtttttttttttttttcattatatttatattttacattttatttctattgtttcCATTTtcgttccatttctttctttcgaagttGAACATTCTCGAAGTTGAACAAaaggattaattttatacacatTTGTATTACATTACATTTGTCATTACacattttatgttatatttatattgttattattttcattgatttctttGTTCTAAGTATGAACGATTTTACGAGCATTCGAAAAGGATcaatatcatagaaaataattctgaaAATGACAGAAATCATGTTCGAGgtaaagatttttcaaaattttaggATAATTTCAACCCTTTCTGCATGGTGAAAATGCAAACGAAGGTTCACTTTCGTATTATCATTCTTTGGCTTTCGATCAAACTTTTAAAATCATCCACATGTATAACTCATGGCCGACGACGATGTAGTagaatcgatcgttcgagaaCGCGTCGTAAAGTTTAACGCCCGGCCCTAAAAATCTACATATGTAAATCGTGCCAAGACGAACGGCATTCGATCGAAAACAGAGAGGAAAGATAAGATCAATGtcgtttcgtaaaaaaaacgTGTATATTACATGAGAGTTCTACAACGAATAATatcattcaataaatattactcataagaatagaaaaaaaaaaaaacaaaaagaaattttttatttgttatttgtaaaatctatacacataagtaaataattttgaacagattaaaaagagatgaaattaGAGCAcgattatcttatatatatatatatatatatatatatatatatatatatatcatacgtaGTTCTGAATTATCACAAggtaagaaaagatataaaacatagaaaaagttttaatagaATACCTTACAACAGTAAAAGATCCTTGAAAAGTTAATTGGGATTGAGattgaaaaacgaaaggaaatgtaattttcattttgcacctaagtaatttttatagaaataaatattttttacaagtaaataattttaaatagggaaaaaaaaataaaaacatgattagtttatttaatgCAATATACTAAagttaaaaatcgatataaaaattaaagaacttagaatatattcgattatacGAATTGATATTACGATAACTACTGATCTAGTCAAAtcgtttgaattaattttcgttgaaatattACAGCTTACACGATCGAGATAATAGGTGGTATAGCAGGTGGATTACTATTAATCATTGTCGCAGTGCTATTAATTCTATATAGAAATTGGAAATACGAGCAAGAGTTGGATTCGTTACTTTGGAAAGTAAACTATAAGGATATTCAGATCAAAGAGGCAAAGGATGAAAACGGAGCATCTAATGAGATCTCAGTCAAATGTAATTCCAAGGTAAGCTCGAATCATCTTCGAACAGTACACAATTTTTCTGCGcttaatgagaaaaagaatgaaaaagaaagaaagaaaggaaaaattattcaaaaaggATTTTCTTCGAGTTTTCCTATTGGATTTCCATACTTGATAAGATTCCACATTTCCGAAATCGAATcaatttatgttttatatcttttttttcagacGACGCAACCGATAGTGAGAACGAGTCAGGTATCCTTGAGCTCGAATCCTGACGCCGATTTTCGCTATTCCATGATTTATACACAAATTGGAGTTTACAAAGGACGAATCTTtgccattaaaaaaataagaaagaaatcaatcgAGATTACACGAGAGATGAAGAAGGAATTGAAAATAGTAATTGAATTGATTGATCCCaatctttcttattctatttatttatcttgaaatatttcaatggaaTTTAATAGAGGAtgtattaattcgatttattttttatagatgCGAGATTTGAGACACGATAATTTAAATGCATTTATCGGTGCTTGTACCGATCCTCCAAATATATGCATCGTCGTTGACTATTGTGCACGAGGCAGCTTGaaggtaaaattattttaataaaaatttctattaaatttgagaactattaaaactaaaaattattattaattattaattattgattatttggaatattattaattataaatctataattaaaaatctataatttgaaaatctaTAATTTGAACGAAGATATGTTTTCAGGATATTTTAGAAAACGAAGATATAAAGCTCGATAACATGTTCATGGCATCGCTGGTCGGTGACATTATAAGGGtacattttcatcgatttttattcacaatataaaaagagaaaaaaagaagaaagaaaaaaaaatagaatagtcGTTTCCACTCGTCGTCTAAAATATTCCTTCCCGTTTCAGGGCATGATTTATCTTCACGAGTCTGTCATAAAATATCACGGATCGCTCAGCACGTCAAACTGCCTCGTGGATTCTCGTTGGGTCGTAAAGCTGTCGGATTTTGGGCTTCGCGAATTTAAACGAGACGCCGAATGTGAGCCAAGTGACGTTATGAAAAAATACCACGGTACTTTCTGAGACTGATCTCAAATTCCATGCAAATGCAATTTTGTTCAACTTGTCGGCgagttttcttctttatcctttttttttgtttttctttttttttttttttctttctttcttgctattattatacacttttcgaacgataaacgtaaattttaacgatcttCTGTTATATAGGATTATTGTATAGAGCACCAGAATTATTACGTTCAACTGGTCTCGATGAACCATCAGCGAGAGATTTTCAAAGAGGAGACGTATATTCCTTCGCTATAGTTCTTTACGAGCTTCAAGGTCGCCATGGTCCTTTCGGTATAACTCAATCATCTACTCCtgaaattttgaagaaaataataacgagaaacaCAACAAATCCACCATACAGGTAGAACTTTAAAGTCGTCACGAGTCGAGTCTTCATTTTTTCTGATAGTTGAAATGCTTAAGCAATTCTGTTTTTACCTGTTAGCTTGTCTTTTCCCATCTCAGACCACCGTTGGAACAGCTAGAGAACACTTTTGATTTTGTACGTGACTGTTTGTTGGAATGCTGGGCTGAAGATCCAGAAAATCGGCCGGATTTTAAGATCATAAGGAACAAATTAAGACCTTTGCGAAAGGGCATGTAAGTTcacttaaattttttttttttatttagtataAAACCGAATATTAcgttatatgatttatataggAAACCGaacatatttgataatatgatGGCAATGATGgaaaaatatgcaaataatCTCGAAGCTCTTGTGGACGAACGAACTGATCAAttgacagaagaaaaaaaaaaaaacaggtttatctttggaaaaatttgaatgaaaataatgataaaatacattaacaaaattaaattttattttaatccaaTTTTAATCCAAATTTTAGATGCATTGTTGTATGAGATGCTTCCGAAATACGTGGCCGAACAATTAAAACGTGGAAACAAAGTCGAAGCTGAAAGTTTCGATTGTGTCACGATTTATTTCAGTGATATCGTTGGATTTACTTCGATGTCAGCCGAAAGTACACCCTTACAGGTAAATCTTTCTTGTCGTTTcatcaattttatcattataaataatcttacGAAATAATACCGTATATTCAGGTGGTGGATTTCTTAAACGACCTGTATACGTGTTTCGATTCAACAATAGAAAATTACGACGTTTACAAAGTTGAAACTATCGGCGATGCTTACATGGTTGTaagtatagtaaaaaaaatgagattaatattaatatttttatttaaaataattctctaataatttaatttcatttctaggTAAGTGGATTGCCGATAAGAAATGGCATTCACCATTCTGCAGAAATCGCCAGTATGTCCTTGTGCCTCTTAGATGCTATCAAGCAATTCACGATACGTCATAGACCTTTGGATAAATTGCAACTTCGAATAGGAATTCATTCGggtaaacaatttaaaaaaaaaaaaaaaaaaaaaaaaaagaaaagaaaagaaaaaaagaaaaacaattaacaTTTCAACAGCTTATATCTCTGATAAtgttaatgtaaaattaaatgatagataattgtaataataaatgagtattgaataaaataataattaataacagtaataaaataacaggatagatatttaatttgtagGTCCTGTTTGTGCTGGAGTCGTGGGTTTAAAAATGCCACGATATTGTCTATTTGGTGACACCGTAAACACAGCCAGTCGTATGGAATCAACAGGATCtcgtaagaataatttttcttatcgatgagagacaatgataaataataaaaatcaatattttatttttttcagcattaaaaattcattgtagtagcgaaacgaaaaaattattggaCGAGCTAGGTGGATTTAGTCTAATTGAACGCGGTGTAGTTTCCATGAAAGGTAAAGGAGATCGATTGACCTACTGGCTGATAGGTGAGGATCCAGTGTCACGAGAAGAACgttggaaagaaagaacaaatcgTAAAAATGCAACGAACGGTAAATGTACGAATACAATCGATCCACTCGTACCACGAAGTTCATTAAAGAACAAATCTCTTATGAGTTCGACATTCATGAGATGTTCAAGCGAGTCACCAAAACGTTTACGTTTTGCTAGCTCTGATCAGCTGGATCAAAAATGTATAAGAACGAGCAACCAATTGGAATCGATCGTCGACAATAGTCCCTGTAAACCAAAATTATCATCCTCGTCTTTAATGAAGGCCGCTTGTATAGAAAACTGGAGATCGAGTAGCAATTCTTGTCCTTGTGTAGAGAAACTTTGTGAAAGTCAATCGGATCTTTTGCAACATCCACTTAATCCaagtaaaaagaaactaaacgATCTTCAATTAGATAACAGTTTCCTTTTTGACAATGATTCTTATCTTTTAAGAGCTGGCATGAAAAATCTTCGATTTGGTACATCAGCGATATTTCAAGTAACTTGTAGATCAGCACCGAGCAGTCCTAAACATAGTTCGATTATCTTAAACGCACAAAAAAGAGCGACTCAATCGACTGAAGATATCGATGGATGGGAAGTGAATGCTCCGTTAATTTGTCACCATGGTAATAGGATCaattgaagaaaatgaattatttttctttttttttcgagctttagatttttattcattGTGACATTTTATGTAGGTAATTTGAAGTTCTGTCCTTAAGATATAGAAACGAAAGGTGAATGATTTCTACGGCAACTGaaattatttactaatttcatttatttgtcgTATAGTAAAtgtcaatttaaaatttttcttaaaggaACTAGGGAAATTTGGAACTTAAAATGTTGGCACGCGTTTAATTGTACGTAAAAAGGCCgcaaatgaatttctttttacggtattgattataacattataaaataagaaaatccaTTGAGAATCGTTCCAGCTTGTAATATCAGCACTTCGACGTAATGAATCAAactatataaaatctaattttacCATGATTTCAATCGAATGGATGAAGGTTTTCAAAAATCccgaagatatttcttttccttaggTTTccctttattaattatacctgaaaaattgaaaatcaaaataaaattaacgacgTTAACGTTAAGAtaacgaaaaattaataaaaattggaattatttgttattataaaattgtaaaaacatattttttcaaatttgattttagttataattaatatgtcataatattttgcaatttctatataaatatcaagtTTATATCTCGAGATATCGtagtaaaataatgaaacaaaaaagtagTTTCGAGAAAGTCGCGTTTAAACTTTCaacataatctttttattataatatattatgttggTCGTACACTTATACgattcaaaaaattttctgtCGTTAAAGCTGCTTGTTGAATGAATTTCACTATTCTATCGTTTGGTGTACAAGTAAGAAAATTTAGCAGATTCATTAAATCGCATAGATTCTTACAAAACCTAACCAATGGAAACCTTATGCCCATTTGCTTGGTAACActatgttttataattttctgaCCGAAAGATTCTGAAATATTGATACTAATGGAATATGCAAATAACAttgaatttttcgaatttttaaacTTCCCTAGTTCCCTTAAGATTTAATTCGTAATGCAGGATGTACCAAAGCATATGTTGCACGtacaaagacaaagagagagagagagaaggagagagagagagagagagagagagagagagagagatacactTAGAAgagatctttttatattatttttaaatagaaagagaagaaatagtaTTCTTCGCGTCGTGTATACCTCGCGATTTTAGCATGtgcatatacatttatatatttacgattaatCACGAAGGCTCGtgctttttatcctttataagtctagtcaattttattttttcacgcATAGCACAATTTTGGACAAGGTATATAATTAGATACGTTAATAAATGTAGTCAAAGAGAATTTTTCAGAAATCGGAGcataaaacaatgaaaattttccaaaGACTATAGCAACACTGCCATTAATGCCATTTAAAGACAAGTATTATCAATAactattatcttaattatgaCTCTCGATTGTCAGGCCACTAGtacttaaatttattataatataataaagaagtattaattaaacgaacattgcaaaaaaaaaaaaaaagaaatatgaatagtttcattctctattttttatttttcaaaggtGCAGGAAATACactttttatgtaatttaaaataaaatgaaatgttacATAGATATGAACAagttaaataaacattatttaagccaatttcattgaaaaaaaattcatgaccGTGATACAGAATCATTATTCCttcataaaagataatataagaCGGATCGAAAGTGATAACgtatcgtttaattattattattattattattattattattattattattattattattattattattattattattattattattgttattattattattattatcattattattgaggaaattaattaaatacgagAGCATCAACATGAACCATAAGACGAAGAGCAACAAGACGATTGTGCGTATTGCGTTTCCACTTTTTCCATTTCACTTTTATCTTACACGCACGACTGCTTACGAGTCTCGCACAGTTGCACGTTCAAAGAAAAGTGGACAAAGTCGATAGTTGTGGCGATCAAACGCACGCAAACAAATAGTTTTAAATAGTAATTCGAatcttttttcgttaatatcgatcaaTTTGAATCGagcgaatttttaaataagattaaatacCAAGAACGAACACAAAGATCATATTATAAGAGCACTGTTAACATCTGTGTATATCTGGTTATCATTTTTTAGGAATTGTTGCTTATTTTCATAGTAGATCAGAATAACATCGGTAAGTTGATCAACTTATttaaacataaattaaaaaatcgataatttaagagttaataataagtaaaaaaaaaacacaaatgactaatattaataattattatttccattgagGAAAAAAggcaaataaaaatacgtacaatcagaatttttcttttagcttATCACTAAACACtttccatttaattaattaataattaagcaTGGTACGGTATAAAGCGTATCAATAGACAAATAGCTTTGCGTTTATTTTCCAACAAACATGTTACAATTCCCTTATCATCGGTTACacgagaagatagaaaaaggacgacaatcgattaaaatatttctttggtATTGCCACGAGACGTTATACGCTCATTCCACTATCGCATAATCGCGGAGTACAACAGGCAACTCTGGATAGTGCGAACGACTCGTGTAAATATAAGAGCCGACTGTTGAATTTATTGCACGAATTATTATGCGCAATTATACGCAAAGTCGCCAAGTCCGCGGACGGATCGCGGAATTTGAAAGCGTGCTGGTACGAGATACGAGTTATActgggagaaagaggaaaagaaagagagagaaagagagagagatagaaagaaagagaaagagcgagagagggagaaagcaAATACTTTAAATACTTCAAATATTTActtctcactttttttatctctttctctttctttctgtataaGTTCTCCGTTCGAAAGGAACGTCATATAAgtccaaataatttttatctatagcACGAtaagatcattattatttgacAAAATGATtcaattaaagagagagagagagagagagagagagagtgagagagagagagagagagacagaaaacaTGAATTTACAAAAGAATTTCTAAACTTCTATTCTTCTTAGAACATTACTATataagaagacgaaaaagataaattgtgggaaggaaagagatagaaataatcgAGAATAAGATATTGAGAGATTGTAAAGTATCCCGACGATCCAGTTCGTAGACGGTCACCCTGTATAACGAGGCAACTCTTACGTACGGAATGGGGTACCATCTTATTTACGTTAAAGTGGTTGTCGGCCAACTTAGAGAAGCGGCCATCATTCAATCAAGC encodes the following:
- the LOC124946534 gene encoding guanylate cyclase 32E, with the protein product MLLGNVERACLLLTAIHVLFGRGVNAETFTLGYITGSKRRPGDGEYERPGVRISGAITLAVEEVNAGELGRQGHKLDFLVAETYGDEETSILMTADLWKKNVSAYIGPQESCIHEGKMAAAFNLPMISYFCTHHETSDKNKFPTFVRTRPPDTQISKSVVSVLKAFNWMKVTFMYMNSSLVDFSKMSTIGTTILSSFENNGITVNFLRCWKDPYYLMKNVENPFNEIVKETYRETRIYVILGNHDEHMGLLMALDKRKLLEKGEYWVVGINFDQYDEQKPDKYLRGLYQDRIKDYSVLKAYRNYFSIVASAPIDFDNFTKLINDYRQKPPFNFTNPLLMLRVNGLVQIVPETAYLYDAVHLYEMTLLKALNESRDPRNGKEMVTALHGVHYRSAMGYMVYMDENGDAEGNYTLIALDNQTDKGYGLYPIAYFVGKEEGSNLPKLRLIREISWVGDGPPISEPYCGYHGEKCKSYTIEIIGGIAGGLLLIIVAVLLILYRNWKYEQELDSLLWKVNYKDIQIKEAKDENGASNEISVKCNSKTTQPIVRTSQVSLSSNPDADFRYSMIYTQIGVYKGRIFAIKKIRKKSIEITREMKKELKIMRDLRHDNLNAFIGACTDPPNICIVVDYCARGSLKDILENEDIKLDNMFMASLVGDIIRGMIYLHESVIKYHGSLSTSNCLVDSRWVVKLSDFGLREFKRDAECEPSDVMKKYHGLLYRAPELLRSTGLDEPSARDFQRGDVYSFAIVLYELQGRHGPFGITQSSTPEILKKIITRNTTNPPYRPPLEQLENTFDFVRDCLLECWAEDPENRPDFKIIRNKLRPLRKGMKPNIFDNMMAMMEKYANNLEALVDERTDQLTEEKKKNDALLYEMLPKYVAEQLKRGNKVEAESFDCVTIYFSDIVGFTSMSAESTPLQVVDFLNDLYTCFDSTIENYDVYKVETIGDAYMVVSGLPIRNGIHHSAEIASMSLCLLDAIKQFTIRHRPLDKLQLRIGIHSGPVCAGVVGLKMPRYCLFGDTVNTASRMESTGSPLKIHCSSETKKLLDELGGFSLIERGVVSMKGKGDRLTYWLIGEDPVSREERWKERTNRKNATNGKCTNTIDPLVPRSSLKNKSLMSSTFMRCSSESPKRLRFASSDQLDQKCIRTSNQLESIVDNSPCKPKLSSSSLMKAACIENWRSSSNSCPCVEKLCESQSDLLQHPLNPSKKKLNDLQLDNSFLFDNDSYLLRAGMKNLRFGTSAIFQVTCRSAPSSPKHSSIILNAQKRATQSTEDIDGWEVNAPLICHHGNRIN